The following are encoded in a window of Syngnathus scovelli strain Florida chromosome 4, RoL_Ssco_1.2, whole genome shotgun sequence genomic DNA:
- the mpc1 gene encoding mitochondrial pyruvate carrier 1 isoform X1, protein MKKSPEIISGRMTFALCCYSLLFMRFAYKVQPRNWLLFACHMTNESAQLVQGARLIKYNMEKKTS, encoded by the exons ATGAAAAAGAGCCCCGAGATCATCAGTGGCAGGATGACCTTTG CTCTGTGTTGTTACTCGCTGCTCTTCATGCGTTTTGCCTACAAGGTGCAACCACGTAACTGGCTGCTCTTTGCCTGCCATATGACCAACGAGTCTGCACAGTTGGTGCAAGGTGCTCGCCTCATCAAGTACAA TATGGAGAAGAAGACATCTTAG
- the mpc1 gene encoding mitochondrial pyruvate carrier 1 isoform X2: protein MAGTIARKAIDHLKSKDFRDYLMRYHFWGPIANWGLPIAAFSDMKKSPEIISGRMTFALCCYSLLFMRFAYKVQPRNWLLFACHMTNESAQLVQGARLIKYNMEKKTS from the exons ATGGCTGGAACGATTGCACGCAAAGCGATAGACCATCTGAAGAGCAAAGATTTCAGAGACTACTTGATGAGGTAT CATTTCTGGGGTCCAATAGCAAACTGGGGTCTCCCTATAGCTGCCTTCAGTGACATGAAAAAGAGCCCCGAGATCATCAGTGGCAGGATGACCTTTG CTCTGTGTTGTTACTCGCTGCTCTTCATGCGTTTTGCCTACAAGGTGCAACCACGTAACTGGCTGCTCTTTGCCTGCCATATGACCAACGAGTCTGCACAGTTGGTGCAAGGTGCTCGCCTCATCAAGTACAA TATGGAGAAGAAGACATCTTAG
- the kifbp gene encoding KIF-binding protein, with amino-acid sequence MASLCSDEWIAICDKFTNAQNFTEVKSRTDPENDPYRSKYKARDLLREIHCSLKSFDAGDGEEDGGAQGGDQPPTELPVDGQLEGMFERGSSGDSPTGQRTARLAAVEYYLGVNHVDTEELSAGQEHLTNCMKLLEKCRVSNENVSLFIHVRNQLGILWAGRGETETAQGFLEMAEAIYLRYMKEDGSPPTDLVEYFTTNEKLLTHQEKNKKFELAYTHTMYYLAQVYQNLGQTERAATYCHSTLQRQLQLGQFNPIEWALNAATLSQYYITKGRYMESRHCLSAATVISGLAGDVPSEAAAQESEVESERRDQLRQKRAEIARCWIKYCLILLEDAKKALEDNIGELDTDLQEELKRKRRLEVEEEEKGRKSAQLFGSEDTFDSIASMEEKVSCLLPLDFTEARNVFLVGQNYVTQAKEYFQMDGYVTDHVEILQDHSSLFRALAFFEEDVERRCKMHKRRVDMLETICLELNAQYYLMIRRQLMFELAETYNEMMDLKLTLANRLADTQSLDSHNIKKFNSLCIASNKYYQMFLDSLRSPEGKFPEHMETEVIRPALVARFRMARMHSRMICSLPSTQLDNLNNSLENYKYVVEYCEAHPEAAAIVETELELSKEMVGLLPLKINRLKARMAANN; translated from the exons atggcgTCCCTCTGCAGCGACGAGTGGATAGCTATCTGCGATAAATTTACCAACGCCCAAAACTTTACTGAAGTAAAATCCCGAACCGACCCAGAAAATGACCCCTATCGCTCCAAGTACAAAGCCAGAGACCTCCTCCGGGAGATCCATTGTTCGCTGAAGAGTTTCGATGCCGGTGATGGGGAGGAAGACGGCGGGGCGCAGGGCGGTGACCAACCTCCGACCGAGCTGCCGGTGGACGGTCAGCTCGAGGGAATGTTCGAGCGGGGCTCCAGCGGCGACTCGCCTACCGGGCAAAGGACGGCGAGGCTCGCGGCTGTGGAATATTACCTGGGCGTGAACCATGTGGACACGGAGGAGCTGTCGGCAGGCCAAGAGCACCTAACGAACTGCATGAAACTGCTGGAGAAATGCAGAGTGTCGAACGAAAATGTGTCTTTATTCATCCATGTTCGG AACCAACTGGGTATCCTCTGGGCAGGTCGAGGGGAGACTGAGACTGCACAGGGATTCCTGGAAATGGCCGAAGCAATCTACCTGCGTTATATGAAGGAG GACGGAAGTCCTCCCACTGATCTGGTGGAGTATTTTACTACCAACGAGAAGTTGCTGACACATCAGGAAAAGAACAAAAA GTTCGAGTtggcctacacacacacaatgtattACCTTGCTCAGGTCTATCAAAACCTTG GTCAAACGGAGCGAGCTGCCACCTATTGCCACAGCACCCTGCAGAGACAGCTGCAGTTAGGTCAGTTCAATCCAATAGAGTGGGCTCTCAATGCCGCTACGCTGTCACAGTATTACATCACAAAG GGGCGATACATGGAGAGTAGACACTGCCTCTCAGCAGCCACCGTTATATCTGGTTTAGCTGGAGATGTTCCCTCTGAGGCTGCCGCGCAAGAGA GTGAGGTAGAGAGCGAGCGTCGGGATCAGCTGAGGCAGAAGCGAGCCGAGATTGCAAGATGCTGGATCAAATACTGTCTCATTCTCCTTGAAGATGCCAAGAAAGCGCTGGAG GACAACATTGGGGAGCTGGATACTGATCTTCAGGAGGAgttgaagaggaagaggaggcttgaggtggaggaagaagaaaaggGCAGGAAGAGCGCTCAGTTGTTTGGCTCCGAGGACACTTTTGACTCGATCGCAAGCATGGAAGAGAAG GTGAGCTGCTTGCTCCCACTGGACTTCACCGAGGCCCGGAATGTATTTTTGGTGGGACAGAACTATGTTACACAG GCTAAGGAGTACTTTCAGATGGACGGCTATGTGACGGACCACGTTGAGATCCTGCAGGATCACAGCTCACTCTTCCGGGCTCTGGCTTTCTTTGAGGAGGACGTGGAGCGACGCTGCAAGATGCACAAACGACGTGTCGATATGCTGGAGACCATCTGTCTTG AACTGAACGCCCAGTACTACCTCATGATCCGCAGACAGTTGATGTTTGAGCTGGCCGAGACCTACAATGAAATGATGGACTTGAAGCTGACTCTGGCTAACAGATTGGCTGACACACAGTCTCTTGATAGCCACAACATAAAGAAATTTAACAGTCTATGCATTGCCTCCAACAA GTACTACCAGATGTTCCTGGATTCTCTGCGTTCTCCAGAGGGGAAATTTCCCGAGCACATGGAGACGGAGGTGATCAGACCGGCCTTGGTGGCCCGCTTCCGAATGGCCCGAATGCACAGCCGCATGATTTGCTCTCTCCCGAGTACACAGCTGGACAACCTCAACAACTCACTGGAAAACTACAA ATATGTTGTTGAGTACTGTGAGGCCCACCCCGAAGCCGCTGCCATTGTGGAGACGGAGCTGGAATTGAGTAAGGAGATGGTCGGCCTGCTTCCTCTTAAAATAAATCGCCTCAAAGCGAGGATGGCCGCTAACAACTAA
- the LOC137840211 gene encoding THAP domain-containing protein 6-like codes for MPAHCAAIGCRQRRTVESKKQGITFHKFPRDDEMRRLWEEAMRRKDFTASDESVLCSQHFRSYDFDKTGQICRIRTGVIPSLFNFPDRPRQIPHEEKRTSTIRTTKTSLKAQEGLPLPIPQKVIKKKPRFNVALDHNYSLPSSPAALKAKFSAAAARLWSLEKQKRNALVRERRARTTLMAVLHKSLCESCV; via the exons ATGCCTGCACATTGTGCTGCGATCGGTTGCAGACAACGTCGCACTGTCGAATCAAAGAAACAGGGAATAACCTTTCATAA ATTTCCCCGAGACGATGAGATGAGGAGACTGTGGGAAGAAGCTATGAGGAGGAAAGATTTTACTGCAAGTGATGAATCTGTGCTCTGCAGTCAACATTTTAGAAGTTATGACTTTGACAAAACTGGGCAGATTTGCCGGATAAGAACTGGAGTCATTCCATCGTTGTTCAACTTTCCGGATCGTCCTCGACAAATACCA CATGAAGAAAAAAGGACAAGTACCATAAGAACCACAAAAACGTCACTCAAAGCTCAGGAGGGCCTACCATTACCCATTCCTCAGAAAGTCATCAAAAAGAAACCCCGGTTCAATGTTGCCCTT gacCACAACTATTCATTGCCCAGTTCTCCCGCTGCTTTAAAGGCCAAGTTCAGCGCGGCTGCAGCCAGATTGTGGAGCTTGGAGAAGCAGAAGAGAAATGCGCTTGTGCGAGAACGAAGGGCAAGGACCACGCTCATGGCTGTACTGCATAAGTCACTTTGTGAGTCTTGTGTCTGA
- the psmb1 gene encoding proteasome subunit beta type-1 produces the protein MYSVQNFTDTGKMKDYHYTGPVEHRFSPYTFNGGTVLALAGEDFAIVASDTRLSEGYSIHSRDSPKCYKLTDTTVIGCSGFHGDCLTLTKVIEARLEMYKHSNNKTMSCGAIAAMLSTLLYGRRFFPYYVYNIIGGLDDEGKGAVYSFDPVGSYQRDSYMAGGSASAMLQPLLDNQIGFKNMEGVTHIPLSREKSVELVKDVFISAAERDVYTGDALQVCVITKEGITEETITLRKD, from the exons ATGTACTCAGTTCAAAATTTTACAGACACGGGTAAGATGAAGGACTATCATTACACGGGGCCAGTGGAGCACCGGTTCTCACCCTATACGTTCAACGGCGG GACTGTCCTTGCACTGGCTGGAGAAGACTTTGCAATCGTAGCTTCAGATACCAGGCTGAGTGAGGGCTACTCAATCCACAGCAGAGATTCTCCAAAATGCTACAAATT GACAGACACAACTGTAATTGGCTGCAGTGGTTTCCATGGAGATTGTCTGACGCTGACAAAAGTCATTGAAGCCAGACTCGAG ATGTACAAACATTCAAACAATAAGACCATGTCTTGTGGAGCTATCGCTGCCATGTTGTCCACCCTCTTGTACGGCAGGAGGTTCTTCCCCTACTACGTTTACAATATCATCGGAGGTCTCGATGACGAGG GCAAAGGGGCCGTCTACAGCTTTGACCCAGTAGGATCCTACCAGAGGGACAGCTACATGGCTGGAGGATCAGCTAGTGCCATGTTGCAACCACTACTAGACAACCAG ATCGGTTTCAAGAACATGGAAGGTGTAACACACATTCCTCTGAGCCGCGAGAAATCAGTTGAGCTGGTCAAAGATGTTTTCATCTCGGCCGCGGAAAGAGATGTTTACACCGGGGATGCCCTTCAGGTCTGCGTCATAACAAAGGAGGGAATCACGGAGGAGACCATTACGCTGAGAAAGGACTAG
- the phf10 gene encoding PHD finger protein 10 isoform X2, protein MGSGDSSRSCDTSSQDLGPTYFPAENLTEYKWPADDTGEYYMLQEQVSEYLGVTSFKRKYPDMERRDLSHKEKLYLREQNVITETQCTLGLTALRSDEVIDLMIKEYPVKHSEYSVILQERERQRIAKEYSQMQQQNPQKVEASKVPEYIKKAAKKAAEFNSNFNRERMEERRAYFDLQTHVIQVPQGRFKVLAPDLTRTGPYPVALIPGQFQDYYKRYSPNELRYLPLNTALFEPPLDPDLPALDSEPDSDDAEDDKKNLNSSDSSSGNTSDGESQEAGGQKSKAKDRTSTLGKDGSHRHSHKATPGHKPKVIPNAICGICQKGKEANKRGKPEALIHCSQCDNSGHPSCLNMSAELVRMIQTYRWQCMECKTCTVCQQPHHEDEMMFCDKCDRGFHTFCVGMGSIPTGLWLCEVCDKDFNTPKKKGGTKTLRKPKSAQK, encoded by the exons ATGGGTTCAGGGGACAGCTCACGAAGCTGTGACACCTCCAGTCAGGACCTTGG GCCAACATATTTCCCAGCGGAAAACCTAACAGAGTACAAGTGGCCAGCAGATGATACGGGAGAGTATTACATGCTGCAAGAGCAGGTCAGCGAGTATTTGGGAGTCACGTCCTTCAAGAGAAAATACCCTG ACATGGAAAGGAGGGATCTGTCGCACAAAGAGAAGCTCTACCTTCGCGAACAGAATGTGATCACCGAGACGCAGTGCACTCTGG GTCTAACAGCTCTGCGGAGCGACGAGGTGATCGACCTGATGATAAAAGAGTATCCCGTCAAACATTCGGAGTACTCCGTCATACTTCAGGAGCGAGAGCGACAGAGGATAGCTAAAGAGTACTCC CAAATGCAGCAGCAGAACCCGCAGAAGGTTGAAGCCAGCAAGGTTCCAGAGTACATAAAGAAGGCGGCCAAAAAGGCAGCGGAGTTCAACAGTAATTTCAACAGGGAACGGATGGAAGAAAGAAGAGCTTATTTTGACCTCCAGACGCAT GTTATCCAAGTGCCTCAGGGCAGATTCAAGGTTCTCGCTCCAGACctgaccaggacggggccctacCCAGTTGCTCTAATACCAGGGCAGTTCCAAGACTACTACAAAAG GTACTCTCCCAATGAGCTGCGATACCTGCCTTTGAACACAGCTCTATTTGAGCCTCCGCTGGATCCAGATCTGCCTGCTTTGGACTCAGAACCTGACTCAGATGATGCAGAGGATGACAAAAAGAACCTCAATTCTTCG GACAGTTCTTCAGGCAACACATCAGACGGTGAAAGTCAGGAGGCGGGAGGCCAAAAGTCCAAGGCTAAAGACAGGACGTCCACGCTGGGCAAAGATGGCAGCCACCGCCACTCCCACAAAGCCACCCCGGGGCACAAG CCTAAGGTCATTCCCAATGCTATATGTGGCATTTGCCAGAAGGGTAAAGAGGCCAACAAGAGAGGCAAACCTGAGGCGCTCATTCACTGCTCCCAGTGTGACAACAGCG GACACCCGTCCTGCTTGAACATGAGCGCAGAGCTGGTACGCATGATCCAGACATACCGCTGGCAGTGCATGGAGTGCAAGACATGCACCGTGTGCCAGCAGCCCCACCATGAGGACGAGATGATGTTCTGCGACAAGTGTGACCGAGGCTTCCACACCTTCTGCGTTGGGATGGGCTCCATCCCTACAG GTCTTTGGCTTTGTGAGGTATGTGACAAAGATTTCAACACACCCAAGAAGAAAGGTGGAACGAAAACGCTGAGAAAGCCCAAGTCGGCGCAAAAATGA
- the phf10 gene encoding PHD finger protein 10 isoform X1, translating to MAAVLTPRPPCDSNPATPGSQSLKEDITEEESNDGSQPPKRRRMGSGDSSRSCDTSSQDLGPTYFPAENLTEYKWPADDTGEYYMLQEQVSEYLGVTSFKRKYPDMERRDLSHKEKLYLREQNVITETQCTLGLTALRSDEVIDLMIKEYPVKHSEYSVILQERERQRIAKEYSQMQQQNPQKVEASKVPEYIKKAAKKAAEFNSNFNRERMEERRAYFDLQTHVIQVPQGRFKVLAPDLTRTGPYPVALIPGQFQDYYKRYSPNELRYLPLNTALFEPPLDPDLPALDSEPDSDDAEDDKKNLNSSDSSSGNTSDGESQEAGGQKSKAKDRTSTLGKDGSHRHSHKATPGHKPKVIPNAICGICQKGKEANKRGKPEALIHCSQCDNSGHPSCLNMSAELVRMIQTYRWQCMECKTCTVCQQPHHEDEMMFCDKCDRGFHTFCVGMGSIPTGLWLCEVCDKDFNTPKKKGGTKTLRKPKSAQK from the exons ATGGCTGCTGTGCTCACTCCGAGACCACCGTGCGACAGTAACCCCGCTACGCCCGGATCACAGTCACTAAAG GAGGACATAACAGAAGAAGAGTCCAATGATGGCAGCCAGCCCCCTAAAAGACGACGAATGGGTTCAGGGGACAGCTCACGAAGCTGTGACACCTCCAGTCAGGACCTTGG GCCAACATATTTCCCAGCGGAAAACCTAACAGAGTACAAGTGGCCAGCAGATGATACGGGAGAGTATTACATGCTGCAAGAGCAGGTCAGCGAGTATTTGGGAGTCACGTCCTTCAAGAGAAAATACCCTG ACATGGAAAGGAGGGATCTGTCGCACAAAGAGAAGCTCTACCTTCGCGAACAGAATGTGATCACCGAGACGCAGTGCACTCTGG GTCTAACAGCTCTGCGGAGCGACGAGGTGATCGACCTGATGATAAAAGAGTATCCCGTCAAACATTCGGAGTACTCCGTCATACTTCAGGAGCGAGAGCGACAGAGGATAGCTAAAGAGTACTCC CAAATGCAGCAGCAGAACCCGCAGAAGGTTGAAGCCAGCAAGGTTCCAGAGTACATAAAGAAGGCGGCCAAAAAGGCAGCGGAGTTCAACAGTAATTTCAACAGGGAACGGATGGAAGAAAGAAGAGCTTATTTTGACCTCCAGACGCAT GTTATCCAAGTGCCTCAGGGCAGATTCAAGGTTCTCGCTCCAGACctgaccaggacggggccctacCCAGTTGCTCTAATACCAGGGCAGTTCCAAGACTACTACAAAAG GTACTCTCCCAATGAGCTGCGATACCTGCCTTTGAACACAGCTCTATTTGAGCCTCCGCTGGATCCAGATCTGCCTGCTTTGGACTCAGAACCTGACTCAGATGATGCAGAGGATGACAAAAAGAACCTCAATTCTTCG GACAGTTCTTCAGGCAACACATCAGACGGTGAAAGTCAGGAGGCGGGAGGCCAAAAGTCCAAGGCTAAAGACAGGACGTCCACGCTGGGCAAAGATGGCAGCCACCGCCACTCCCACAAAGCCACCCCGGGGCACAAG CCTAAGGTCATTCCCAATGCTATATGTGGCATTTGCCAGAAGGGTAAAGAGGCCAACAAGAGAGGCAAACCTGAGGCGCTCATTCACTGCTCCCAGTGTGACAACAGCG GACACCCGTCCTGCTTGAACATGAGCGCAGAGCTGGTACGCATGATCCAGACATACCGCTGGCAGTGCATGGAGTGCAAGACATGCACCGTGTGCCAGCAGCCCCACCATGAGGACGAGATGATGTTCTGCGACAAGTGTGACCGAGGCTTCCACACCTTCTGCGTTGGGATGGGCTCCATCCCTACAG GTCTTTGGCTTTGTGAGGTATGTGACAAAGATTTCAACACACCCAAGAAGAAAGGTGGAACGAAAACGCTGAGAAAGCCCAAGTCGGCGCAAAAATGA